A window of the Gossypium hirsutum isolate 1008001.06 chromosome A03, Gossypium_hirsutum_v2.1, whole genome shotgun sequence genome harbors these coding sequences:
- the LOC107887294 gene encoding uncharacterized protein, producing MADSQKLTALKKAYAEIILNTAKEAAVRIMVSERKALRYQQELFAAKDEALRMLLRLKQMLDAKVNDAEMMSLNQQKRIEELEAQLGEAEDIVRDLRAELREAQDELEKLSQDSVRYSDEKRLKDDVAASVERSQENTITEFWSVRSLPDAQTNLVTVSDIKSSVLSGTNVGNKCSCKDNCYVCNPDFASIVMRRKEPDLYRNGCTHRIRALERCLLNEKLSLSRQVDDAKNENTGEGEEGKGMPSKLSTRADMCRLEGKTDELKVMNNITQVLPLSFFHMKRKRAARYKKNKASSSMNVLDQVVAMCQKPDLLCSEGLSHDAESNAQFGEDSRIIKHDTQRGPHSPNISSPLDAAKVIAESGYEDQKDDVEFGKACDFNDNKNNDKSLIDKKQLIRQESGSAEISGDPSCKTDLETVDVSTVNLDVKSSEITERSSPQLSNNKFLMYTFKRKRKKDSLSSPDRDCSHDDDILHKKIKEKQNGSLDSEKSTVTSEESRDNRRLAQVACQLISLSEKLR from the exons ATGGCGGATTCTCAA aAATTGACGGCTTTGAAAAAGGCGTATGCCGAAATCATTCTGAACACGGCTAAAGAGGCGGCGGTGAGGATAATGGTGTCGGAGAGAAAGGCTCTAAGATATCAGCAAGAGCTGTTCGCTGCTAAAGATGAGGCGTTGCGTATGTTGCTTAGGTTGAAACAAATGTTGGATGCTAAG GTTAATGATGCAGAGATGATGTCCTTGAATCAACAGAAAAGAATTGAAGAGCTCGAAGCACAACTGGGAGAGGCTGAGGATATAGTTAGAGATCTTAGAGCAGAGTTGAGAGAAGCACAGGATGAGTTGGAGAAGCTGTCACAAGACTCGGTGCGTTATTCGGATGAAAAAAGGTTGAAAGATGATGTTGCTGCTTCAGTAGAAAGATCACAGGAAAATACAATCACTGAATTTTGGTCTGTCAGATCTTTACCTGATGCACAAactaatttagtgactgtttctGATATCAAGAGTTCAGTTCTGAGTGGAACTAATGTGGGTAATAAGTGTTCTTGTAAGGATAATTGCTATGTTTGTAACCCTGATTTTGCCTCCATAGTGATGAGACGAAAAGAGCCTGACCTGTATAGAAATGGGTGCACTCATAGGATTCGTGCGCTTGAAAGGTGCCTTTTGAATGAAAAATTATCTCTTTCTAGGCAAGTAGATGATGCAAAAAATGAAAATACCGGAGAAGGTGAAGAAGGTAAGGGTATGCCCTCGAAACTTTCTACAAGAGCTGACATGTGCAGACTGGAAGGAAAAACAGATGAGTTGAAAGTGATGAACAACATTACCCAAGTTCTTCCTCTTAGTTTTTTTCATATGAAAAGGAAAAGAGCTGCTagatataagaaaaataaagctTCCTCATCCATGAATGTACTTGATCAGGTTGTAGCAATGTGCCAAAAACCTGATCTATTGTGCTCAGAAGGTTTGTCGCATGATGCTGAAAGTAACGCTCAATTTGGGGAGGACTCTAGGATCATCAAACATGATACTCAGAGGGGTCCTCATTCTCCTAACATTAGTTCACCTTTAGATGCTGCTAAAGTAATTGCTGAATCAGGATATGAAGATCAGAAGGATGATGTGGAGTTTGGGAAAGCTTGCGACTTCAATGAtaacaaaaataatgataaatcgCTGATAGACAAAAAACAGTTGATAAGGCAGGAAAGTGGATCTGCCGAAATTTCAGGTGATCCATCTTGCAAAACAGATCTTGAGACAGTTGATGTGTCTACAGTGAACTTGGATGTTAAATCATCTGAAATAACTGAAAGGTCTTCTCCTCAACTGTCAAATAATAAGTTTCTCATGTACACATTCAAAAGAAAGAGGAAGAAGGATTCTTTGAGCAGCCCTGACAGAGATTGCTCACATGATGATGACATTTTGCACAAGAAGATAAAGGAGAAACAAAATGGTTCTCTAGATTCAGAAAAGTCCACGGTGACATCTGAAGAATCTAGAGATAATCGGCGACTAGCTCAAGTTGCTTGTCAG CTCATATCATTATCGGAGAAGTTGAGGTAG